A segment of the Halovivax limisalsi genome:
TCCGCTTCGTCGTCGACCGTCCCCAGCGCACCGAGGCCCAGGAACGCCCCGCCGGCGCCCATCTTCTTGAGGACCTCGCGTCTGTCGACGTCGTCGCCGAAGAGACCGGCTCCGTCGTCAGCGTCCACGGCGGTTTCGTAGGCCTCGAGCGTGGGGCGGTCGTCCCGTCCGAACTCGGCTTCGACCGCCTCGTGGTAGCGGTCGTGGAACGCGGCCTCCGAGAGTTCGCCCTCGGTGACCTTCATGGCGTCCCTGGCCATCTCCATTCCGAGCTGGGTGTCGTACTCGGTCTCTTCGAGCATCGCCTCCAGTTCGGCCTCCCACTCGGCTCCCATCGGATGGAAGGATTCTTCGTCCGCTTCGTCCGATCCGGACGGTACTTCGGTCATTGCGATCCCCCATCCGGATCCTCCGCGAGGCGGCCGTCGATCGATGCTGCCGACCCTCCCGATCGAATGCGCACGACGAACCCTGACATAGCCTTTCGTGGCGGCTTTCAACAACGATCCCTATATAACCGTATCCCGGCTGAGAAACCGGTCAATCGCGCCGGTATTCGACGAGCTCCCGGCCGGCGTCGACGGATCCCGGCGTGCAGGCGGGGAATTATAACGGCGAACGGTGTAGAGGCGGGCCATGGAGAACCGGGACGAGTCCGCGCCCCCATCGCGACGGCGCTTGCTCTATCTCGCAGCGGGCGGGTCCATCGCGGGGCTCTCGGGGTGTCTCAACTTGCCGCCGGCGGACGGAGAACTCGCCCACCGGGAGCCGCCGGCGGACTACTGCCTGGACGACCTCGAGGAGGACGTCCCCGAGAGCGAGCGGACGTCGCTGAGCATCAGCGGAATCGACCGAAAACCCCCGGGTGAACTCACTTCGAAACAGGAAGCTGGCTACGTGTGCCACGCGGTCGACGGTAATCTCTGTGGAAACTGTCGGTTCTACATCGACGACAAGAACGGCGACGCCATCGGCGCCTGCACGGAAGTGGCCGGGCAGGTTCGATCGGTCGACTGGTGCGGGCTATGGGCGCCGCGCGAGGAGATCGCGACGGACGAGGCGGCCGAATCCGTCGAAATCGAACCCGGAACGCGCATCGAATTCGACGGCCAGACGTCCGGCTGGGTCGGTATCGCGCCGAGTTCGATCGAGGGCCTGACGAACCCGTCGCTCGTCCTCCACGACGGTGAATCCTACGAGATCGGCTGGAGTCAGGGCGACGGCGCCCCCCACAATATCGCGATCTACGGGGACAGCAACGAGGTCATCGACGGTCTGCAAACGCCGATCGTCGAGGATCCCGGCGACGATCAGTGGCTCGAGTTCGAGGCCAACAGCGAGATGGTGACCTACATCTGCGAGGTCCACCCGAACACGATGGTCGGAGAGATCGATCTGGCGTGAGGGACGCTCGCTTGCTCCGCCACCGGTAATTGGGATCGAGATTCCAACCGACCGAGTCGCTCGCCAGTCGTGGGTCAGCAGTACGGTTCGCAGACTCGCTCGATCCCCGATTCCAGATCGACGGTCGGTCGCCACCCCGTCGCCGCACGCGGTTTACCGGCGTCGGCGAGCGTGTCGTGGACGTAGACGTCCGCCGGGATCGGGTTTTCGACGTACTCGGGATCGACGGCGGTACCGAGCGCCTCGTTTATCATCGCGACGACCGCTTCGAAGTCGGTGGCTCGTCCGGTTCCGACGTTGTAGATTCCGTCGAGTTCGTGCTCCGCGGCACGCTCGAACGCGCGAACGACGTCGTCGACGTGCGTGAAATCCCGCGTCTGGCTTCCGTCGCCGTACAGCTCCGGCGGCTCCCCGCCGGCGATGTCGGCCGCGAACTGCGCGATCACGTTGGTGTACTGGTCCTTGTGCGCCTCGGCGCCGTCGTAGCCCTGGTAGACCGAGAAGAGGCGGAGACCGGCCGCGCTCATGCCGTAGTGGTGCGAGACGTACTCGGCGTAGCGCTCGCGGGCCAGCTTCGACGCCTCGTAGCCCGTCCGAGCGGTCACGGCTACGTCCTCGGGGGTGGGCTCCGTCCGGCTCCCGTAGATCGACGACGTCGACGCGTAGACCACCGTATCGCAACCGTCTCGACGGGCCTGATCGACCACGTTCGCGAATCCCTCGACGTTGATGCGCGCGCCGTCGGCCGGATCGGCTTCGTGCATCGGGTACGACGAGCGTGCTGCCAGGTGAAAGACGACGTCCACGTCGGTCGGGAGGTCGTCCTCGAGGACGCTCCGCCGCCGGTACTCGACGGCGGGCTCGAGGTTCGCCGGCGTTCCGAGCGATTCGTCGTCCACGGCGATCACGTCGTGTTCTGCGGAGAGCGCATTTGCGAGGTTCGACCCGATGAAGCCGGCGCCGCCCGTGACGGAGACGCGAGTGTTCCGCATGGGCGCGTAGACGGTGGCATCGTGGAAAGTGCCCGAACATGCGAGTGACGGGCCCTCGAGACGGACGGGGCGACGGCTCAGAACCCGCGCGACGTCCGCACGAACGTCGGCGTCCCCGGATCGGCCGCGTCGGCCCAGCCGAGCGCGCGGAGCGCGTTGATCGCGTCGACGGTCGAAACCGCCGAGTACGGTTCGTCCCGCTCGAGGCCGGCGGTCCCGGGGATCCGGTCGAGGAGTTCGTCGAGCGCGATTCGGTCCCCGTCGATTCGGTGCATCGCGGCTGCAACCCTCGAAACCGCTCCACCGCAACCGCTTTCGCTGCCGAGCCCATCACCATCCGTTTCGACGCGCTCACCGTCCGCCGCGGAGTCACCCGGCGAGTACCGCTGGACCTTCGAGTCGATCCGCCGACGGAGGTCTTCGTGCGTCCGCGCGCCGACGCGCTCGGGCGACCGAACGGTCCGGAGGTGCTCGACGAGCGAGCGGTTCGCCGCGACCGCGTCGTCCCACCGTTCGACCGCCCGGACGACGAGCGATTCGAGGTCCTCGATCGGCCCGACCAGCGGGTGGTCGTCGGGCACGCAGTCGTACACCCACGGCTCGTCGCGCAGGCACAGCACCTGCCCGCTCGCGGCCTGCTCGAACCAGGTCCGGGCGAGCGTCTCGTACTCGCTGGCGCAGATCGCGAGATCCCCGCGTGCGAGGGCCCGTTCGTACGTCTCGCGGTCGGCGCGCGGACGAGCCTCGACCCACTCCCGCTCGGCGTACCTCGCGGGGAGATCCTCCACGCTCGTCACGAGGGTCCGGATTCCGAACCGCTCGCGGAGCGTCTCGGCGACGTCGAAGACGACGTCCGCGCGTTTCTTCTCCCAGAGCGAGCCGGCGACGTGGAGCCACTCGGGTTCGTCGGGGTACGTTTCCTCGAACCGGTCGAACTCGACGGGGCTGTAAATCACGCGACTCCGGTCCAGCGTCGCCTCGAGGACGTCCGGGCGGAGGAAGTCGGCGGCGTGTTCGCGGAATTCGCGGGCGTCGACCGGCGCGGTGAACCAGGCCCCGTCAGCGAGGGCGATTTCGCACAGCTCCATCCGTCCCTGGTAGGCGTTCCGATAGGAGCAGTAGCGGTACTTCCTGGGGATCTGCAGGTCGTGAACGTTGGCGACGACGTCGAACGGCCGGACGCGCGCCGCCCACTGGTCGACGCGTTCGAGCAACCACTTCACGAGCGTTCGACGCCCCACGCGACGGCCGTCGACGACGACGTCGACGAACCCGCCGGGCTCGTAGATCTCCCGCTCGATCGCCTGCAGTTCGGCGTCGCTGTAGCCGCCTTCGGTGAACATCGCCGTCGGCTCCAGCTCCGCGCCCGCCGGCTCGGCCTCCAGCAGGGTCACCCGCTCCCGATCGGCGTGGACGTCGGCCGCGTCGTAGTCGGCCGCCTCGCGCGGCGGGAGGAGCCAGTAGACGTGGACGCGCGGATCCCGGTCGAGCCACGCGCTCACCCAGGCGATCGCGTCGTTGACCGTGCCGTTGGCGGAGAGGTCGTCGCGACGGTACACTTCCGGGATCAACAGTATCCGCATCGGTTTCCGGGCCCTACTACGAGGAGGGGCTTACACCTTCCACGGACGAGGGCTGCACTGTCACCGTCGGCGATTATGTCGCCCGCTCGCATACTTCGTAGAACCGCATGGACGAGTCGTACGGCGCGTCGACCGGTGACGGGTTCACCGCCAGAGGGACGCGGTGGCTGTTGCTCACCGGAAACAGACTCCTCGTTTCGCTCCTCTTCCTGCTCGGCGTCGGTTCGGCGTTCGTCGTCGTGGCGATCCTCGAGCTCGCGACGGTGACCACTCCCCGGCGCATGATGTGGTTCCTCAACGGCGCCGTCAACGGACTGTTGACGCTGATTCCCATCACGGTCGGCGTCAACCAGATCGTCCTCTCCCACGAATTCGGATCGATCGAGGACCTCCGCGAGCGGCGTACGACCGTCACGGAATTTCGAGAGCGCGTCGAGGACCTCGCCGAAACCGGCGTGGCCTCGCCCCACGCGTCGACGTTCTTTCAGACGCTGCTCTCCGCGATCTCTGCGACGGCCGAAGAGCTCCAGCACCGGTCGGCCCCGCCTGAAGGAGGGCGGACGACGCCGGAAATAGGGTCGATCGCCGAATCGATCGGCGGCGAAGCGGATCGTGCGAACGAGGAGCTGGATGCGAACGGGGAGAGCATGCTCCGGACGTTGCTCGTCGTCCTCTTCTACAGAAATAGCCACCAGTTTCACGAAATTAGACGGCTGCGAGAGCGATCTTCCGACCGCGGAGAAGGGGGTACGGACGGCCTCCAACGAATGTACGAGTTGTTCCTCGAGGTGGACGCCGCGCGACAGTTCCTCAAAACGGTGGTCGTCGAACGGCAGCTGGCCCGCCTCTCGCGGTACCTCGTCTACACCGGGATTCCGGCGGTGACGGTCGCCGCGGTCGGCATTTTCACCTACCGCGACATCGCGGGCGTAACGCTGCCGCGCGTCGCGCTCGTCGCCGTCGCGGGAACGATCGTCGTCTCGACGCTCGCCCCGCTCGCCGTCCTCAGCGCGTACGTGCTCCAGGTGGCGACGATCGCGCGTCGGACGGCCGCGTACGGTCCGTTCGTCCCCGAATCGGACGAGTGACGCTCGCGCGTGGTTCGCGCGACGGGACGAGTGGTCACGGGTCGCCATCGAACGCACGCTCGGTTTCGAAATCGCGAGGCTCCGACGGATCCCGCTGGCGGCCCGGATGCTGCTCGCTGCAGAACTAAGTGCACGACCCGTGTCGGGGAGCAGCGGTGAGACACCGTGACCGACGACGAAGCTAGTCAGACGACGACCGATCACGAGACGATCCGGGAGTGGGCGGAAGAGCGCGGCGGTCGCCCCGCGCGCGTCGAAGGAACGGGCGACGGCGACGGCGGGCTCCTCCGAATCGACTTCGGCGACCAGGACGATGACCTCGAGGAATTATCCTGGGACGAGTTCTTCGATGAGTTCGAGGACAGCGACCTCGCGCTCGTCTACGAGGAGGACAGTCGGTTCTCGAAGCTCGTGAATCGCGACGCGGCATGACCGACGAGGTCGACGACCGTAACGGGCCGTCCGCCGGCCAGCCCCTCGTGAGCGTCGTCCTTCCGACGTACGAGCGCGCACCCGCGCTCCAAGGGGCCATCGACAGCGTCCTCGACCAGACGTACGATGAGGTCGAACTGATCGTGGTCGACGGCGGGTCCACGGACGGGACGCGGGCGGTCGTCGAGTCCGTCGAGGATCCGCACCTGACGTACGTCCGACGGGACTCGCCGCGAGGGGTGAGCGCCGCGCGAAACCTGGGGATCGACCGATCGAACGGCGACCTCGTCGCCTTCGTCGAC
Coding sequences within it:
- a CDS encoding NAD-dependent epimerase/dehydratase family protein — encoded protein: MRNTRVSVTGGAGFIGSNLANALSAEHDVIAVDDESLGTPANLEPAVEYRRRSVLEDDLPTDVDVVFHLAARSSYPMHEADPADGARINVEGFANVVDQARRDGCDTVVYASTSSIYGSRTEPTPEDVAVTARTGYEASKLARERYAEYVSHHYGMSAAGLRLFSVYQGYDGAEAHKDQYTNVIAQFAADIAGGEPPELYGDGSQTRDFTHVDDVVRAFERAAEHELDGIYNVGTGRATDFEAVVAMINEALGTAVDPEYVENPIPADVYVHDTLADAGKPRAATGWRPTVDLESGIERVCEPYC
- a CDS encoding high-potential iron-sulfur protein; protein product: MENRDESAPPSRRRLLYLAAGGSIAGLSGCLNLPPADGELAHREPPADYCLDDLEEDVPESERTSLSISGIDRKPPGELTSKQEAGYVCHAVDGNLCGNCRFYIDDKNGDAIGACTEVAGQVRSVDWCGLWAPREEIATDEAAESVEIEPGTRIEFDGQTSGWVGIAPSSIEGLTNPSLVLHDGESYEIGWSQGDGAPHNIAIYGDSNEVIDGLQTPIVEDPGDDQWLEFEANSEMVTYICEVHPNTMVGEIDLA